In the Candidatus Zixiibacteriota bacterium genome, TCAACATTGGCGCTTATGTCAAAGGCTCATCCGCAAAAATCGATTATACTATTGAAAGAATAGATGCTCTCAACGAGTTTTTAAATCAGTCAGTTGGAGAAAAAAGCGATTTCGAACAATCGCTTAACAGACTCCGGCAAATTTTAATAGGTCCTCAGGATAATGAAAAAGTTTAATTTCAGGCTGGAAAAAATCAGAAAATATAAAGAACAACTCGAGCAAAATAAAAAATTGAAATTAGCTTCCGAGCAAGCCCGTCATCTTGTTGAACAAAACAAATTGTCGGATATAATTTATACTAAAGGCAAATACTATCTAATGTATGGCATACGTAAACCCGGAAAGATTAATATTTATAATCTGCTTGTTGCTAAAAGATACATTGATAAACTCAGCCAGGATATAGTTGTTCAAACAGAGGTAGTAACTTCTGTTGAAAAAAATGTTTCCAAAGCCCAACAGGAACTTTTAAACGCTTCACGTGAAAAGAAGAAATATGAGAAGCTAAAAGAGAAACATCTTCAAAACTTTAATAAAGATATGCTGCGTTTGGAAACCAGGGAATTGGATGAGTTCGGCAGCAGGGACAACAGAACAAAACAGCTGATTTAACAGCAAACAGAAATTACGCCCGGATTGCATTTGAATTATTTTATAGCCCCCAGGATAATCCGTCTTAAGCGGATAACATCCTGAGGGTAATACAATCTACTATTTTTGCTTAGGCGGTTTGACCGCTTTTTTATCAATTTCGCAGGGAATAATCATAATATCGAGTTTTCCAGGTTTAAGTACTGATATATTTGCGGGTATGCTTGCCGGCGGAACATCCGGACACCAACGCAAAGTGTCGCTTTGACCCTTAAAATATCTTATCATATAAGTAATATCAGAACCCAAAAAACTGCAGCTGGCGTTAACATCACAGGCAGCATAGAGCCATGATTCATCGGGAAGCTGACAGCTATCCGGCGGCGTATTGCCGGTACCCCTGAAATAGTTGACTCCATAAATCACATCGGAGGCAATAACTATGCCATCGCCGTTTATATCGCCCGGCAAATAATCACAGCTCGAAGGAATAATTACATGCAGAGCCGCTTCAATCTCGATAATACT is a window encoding:
- the fliJ gene encoding flagellar export protein FliJ gives rise to the protein MKKFNFRLEKIRKYKEQLEQNKKLKLASEQARHLVEQNKLSDIIYTKGKYYLMYGIRKPGKINIYNLLVAKRYIDKLSQDIVVQTEVVTSVEKNVSKAQQELLNASREKKKYEKLKEKHLQNFNKDMLRLETRELDEFGSRDNRTKQLI